The Chionomys nivalis chromosome 16, mChiNiv1.1, whole genome shotgun sequence genome includes the window CGCCTGGAGGTCTCTAGCACATACTTAAGAAAGTTGCAATGGCAtattcctgtaatcctagcacctaggaggctgaggtaggactgggagtttaggccagcctgtgccacaCAGCAAGACTCcccttctcaaaaaaacaaaaacagccaggcggtggtggcgcacaccttttaataccagcatttgggaggcagaggcaggtggatctctgtgagtttgaggccagcctggtccacagaacaagttccaggacaggttccaacaccacagagaaaccctgtcttgaaaaacaaaacccaaaacaaaaggaattactaggttgaggtctgtgtcaTCTGTCACAGCCAGTGAGAAGTgctactggccttgaactctctaagCTTTGACAAGCTGCCCAAACTGCAGCTGCGCTTGCTTAGCCCATGCCAACTGGGCCACTAGAACTGCCCCAAGCAGAGAGCAGCAGAATGAGTAGCTGTGGCTACTTCACGTCCCATGATTTTGAGATAGTCCTGTCTTACTGTGTAGTGTggcctgcctgtctcctgggtTTAAggcattaaaggcatacaccagtGAGCCCATCTCCTTAGGTGGAGTTTTCATCTTTTATGACTTTGGTAAGCTTTCTTCCATGGCCTTAAGGGCTGTTTGAGCTGAAGTTCAGAAACCTGAACAAAGAataaggggaaaggaggggatcAGAGTGTATCCCAATTCTACTTGCAGTATCTCACACAATCTTACAGATCGCCTGTATCTTATTCTCAAAGCTCACATTGTAGGAAGCTAGAGAAATGGCATGAATCATGGCAAAGATATTTCTCAAAGTGCACAGACTCTTATCCTTGCATTTGTGAGCTGGAAGCTTTCCGGTTTCCTGATGGGGATCACCTGCACTGAAACGGGTAAGCACGAGGTATGGAGAGCGGGCATAGTTGTGTGCATGGAGACAGAGGGAAAATCTGTTCCCAAATTTGTCAAATCCACAATCTCCAGTGGCTCAGTCTGCTTATGTAGGGTCAGGCTAGGCAGGGAAAGGGGACAGGTACATCCTGAACAGGGGAGCGGGAAGACAGGGTGAACTGGACTAGGGTTAGTGACAGTCACCTAGAGCTCGCTGCtgctttatttttccagacaCAGGAACAAGAACTTGTGACCTACATCCTTAACCTGTGGCCTGCGATTCCTCAAGCATTCCCTCACTCTCGGGCATGCTCAGCTAAGGGCTGATCCTGGCCTGACAACCTGCTGCCTGCTTCAAAGTCGCCCAGAAACTGGACTATTCCTGGGAAGGGAGTGGACTTGGCCTCCCTTAAGAACTTCCCAAACTGGAGATGTGTCAGGGGAGGAGGGCGCACCGCTGAGTGGATGGATGGCCCGGAGCCAGCCAGGcagttttattgaaatatttttaaataatttgcacGTGTTAGTCTTGTGTGTCAGCAATGCTGTGTCTAGTTCAGTGATCCCCATGGGAAGGTGAACCCACGGGTCAGATAGGAAGTGCTCTGTCCATTGGGACCATGCTGAGGCTCCCCTAGACGGGGAGAAGAGCCAGTCAGCCCATCTGGGGCTGGCATTGTCCAGCAAGTGCACTCTGTCCTTACAGGCTATCCTGAAGGCCAAGGCTGGAAGCCTGAGGTCGCAGGCGTCACTGCTAAGAGCGTGCCCCAGGCAGCTGCAGGCTGGGTGTGGGTGGCTTGGCATGGTGCCCTCGGTGGCAGAGAAGACTGCCCGCCTCACAGTTCAGGTTGCGGTAGCGGGCAACAgctggggtggggcgggggcaCATGGATAGGAAGCCAAAGCTGAAGGGGCCAAGGCAGCAGCCAGGGCAGGGCAGGCCCTCCTCGGGCTCCCGAGGAGCTGATGGGGGTGGCGAGGGTTCTGTCCGCTCCAAGGCTGCTGCCCGGGGAAGGCTATGCTGTGCTCGGTTCCAGGGCTCCCCAGTCCATCCTTGCGGGGAACTGACCACCACGGCAGGGGGGTTGTTATTGAGGGGAGGTCCTGATCTGGGAGACCAGGGTTGAGAGGCTGAGGAACAAGTACTGATGAAGTTGTCAGTGGCCACTGCCAGAGGCAGCTGGGGAGCTGGCCCTGGGGGCTCTGGCTCTGGGCTGCTGCACTCACACTCCATcttttcttcagctgaggggcccACGGGGGAAGGGCCAGGACCTGGCAGTGCAGTCTCCATCCGCCGGGGGAGCTCAGGGGATGAAGGTAGTGAGCGACAGCGGCGGGCAggggtctcaggctggaccaaGGTCTCTGGAGTGGTCACCAAGGGCAGCtgggtagaggtcagtggtgatgGCGGTACCAGGGGCAGTGGAGTGGCCGGCCTGCAGGGTGTGTCCAGGAGTTTGATCTTGCCACCCCTGAGGTCTTCCCGCAGTGAGAAGGGGTTGACTCGTGTTAGATTGTCCCCCCAACGGGGGGGTGACTCTGGTGAAGGTGGCAGGAAGAGGTCTGACCGGCTGCGGGAGAGCCGGGGGTCTGGCCTGGGAAGTGTGGCCGAGGGACCTCCTCTTGAAACAGACCCTGTAGAAAGAGAGGTAGGGGTGTGACCCTGCTTTCTGCATCTGCTCACAAAGAGTGAGGCCCTTATTTCCTAGGAAGGTGGTGGGGCAAGAGCTGAGAGAGGGTGCCCTACAGGTGCTCTGGAAGGGAGGGCTGCTATTTCCAGCTACCATTTTCCTTAGGGGTCTATGTGTACTCCTGTGTGAACCATAGGGTGATGGAGCTgtaggtggaggtcagaggtcagaggagactTTTAGGACTTGGGTCCTTATGCAAGTGCCTTGACCGGATGaccagcagcccctcccccagctacCTTTCTACTTTTTCTTCCCTACCTCTGCTCCCTTGGGCTGAGAAGCCTCTCCATCCTACCCCACTTCACCTGACTCCAAGTCTTTCCAAAACCAGTAGATCCCCTCAGCCTCCTCCAGACAACTGATTCTCAGGAGAGGCAGGACTTCTGTTGGGTCAAGGTCATGCTCACTTACCCTGATTGTACGTCAAGGGAGCCTTAGTGACGAGCGTCTTGGAGAGGGGAGCAGGCTCAGGCAGCTGCTCCAGGATCTGCTCCAGGTGCTGGGTGATCTCAGTAAAAGGGGCTCGGGTGCTGGGTTCCATCTGATgggtaaagacaggcagctccACTCGGGGCTCAGGAAGAGGGGAAGTTCCCCAGGACTTAGAAGACAACtcatggatggggtggggtggggcggggcggggagcTTACGCTGCAGCAGTGGATGGCCAGAAGCAGGAAAGGCAGTGGGCAGTCGTTTCCCACCAGTGTTCGAAAAGCAGGCACATCCAGGCCAAAGTCCTGTGGGGACAGAGGAGGAACTGCCAAGTTAGCATTCCTTGTCTGTCTGTGCCCCCTGTGAGGACGTCATCCTCTAGGGAGCCCTCATGGTTATGAGGCACCTAGTGTGGAAGTTACTTCACCTCAGTGCGGGGCAGGTAGTCAGGGTCCGCAGGTACTCGGGCAATGAGTTCACAGAGGACAATCCCAAAGGCGAAGACGTCAGCCTGGAGGTGGGAGATGGGCCATGCCAGGGGGAGGAGCTGGCAGTTATCTTGTGTGGGAAGGGTGACAGTGAGGGATATGGAGAAGGGGGAGGTCCTGAGTATTTAGGAGGTTGTTGTTGGATAGGGCTCTATTCAAGGGCTCTTACCTTTTCATCATACAGCTCTCCCCGCAACACCTCTGGAGCCATCCAGTATGGGGAGCCCACCACAGCCAACGGCTCCTTCCTTGCCCCTTCCCTGCAGGAGCAGGGCAGTCAGAACCTCCTGTTCAGACATCTCCCCCCAGGAAAAGAGGATGGGGTGAGCCCTCTCCCCACCCTCAGAAAATGTCACTGTATAGGGATCCCTGGGAGGCTTGGGGTATGAAGGGCATTCACCTCACCTATACACAGGAATCTTTTCAGCCAGTCCGAAGTCACCCACGACAGCTGTGAAGCCTCGGTCTTCCCTTCGGACCAGGCagttctgacacacacacataggcatccTCACACACCCATCACCTGCTCTCTGGTCTCCCAGTATATACCCAAAGCTCAGTGTCATCACCTCAACCTTCCCTCCCAGTTCTCCATCGCACCCCATTACTGCGATGTCACTCAACACTCGGTGTGACACCTCGCTCCTCAGAGCACTCCTAGCCCTGTTCTTTAATAATTTCCAGCACCCTGTCACCCCAACATCCGAGCATATCTACTACCCCACATGCCAACATCCACAGGCCAATCACGGCTTCATAGGCACAAACCCTCTTTCATTTTCCTGCCCACCTTGGCCAGCCTACCTTGGATGTGAGGTCCCGGTGAAACACACCTTTGGCATGTAGGTACCGTAGGCCTTGGGCAATGTCCAGTGCTAGGTGGAGCCTGACTGGCCAAGATAGGGGTTCTGGGGAGCTCAGCAGCTGTTCAAGGGTGCCCCCATTCATATACTGGGGACataggggaaagagaagaggaatgaCTGTCAAGGCGCCAATCTGTATTCTATGTCTGCCACTCATGAGCCAGGTGACACTCACAAAGGTGAGAAGAGCCAGCCTGTGCTCTAAGGTTCCCACTTATAGCCTAGGCTGCCACCCATCAGAGTAGCACGATGTGTAGCTAGCTATGCCAGCCTGTGCATTTAAATAAATCAGATAATCTGTCACAGTAGCTCTTGCTTTAGCCAGGCCCATGTGCGGCTGGTGGTTCCTGTGTGGCCACAGATACAAAATATCTCCATCACGGCAGAAAGTTCTATGGGTCCGGCACTGTTCTCAGGGATACACAGAATGACTACTGAGGATTCTGGTATGTGGTGTGCCCAAAGGAAGTTCAGGAAGCCTCCTGTTGGAGGAGGTCCCAAGGTCCCGGGTGGCTCCTATTTAATCTCCCCGCAGATCCACCAAGCCCGCTTCCACTTGGAGGTGTGGTGCCTTCCCTCTTTCCTGGCCTACGCCTAGTGCTTACCTCCGTAAGAGCGTGCAGCTGCCCCTGGTGCACACAGACCCCCATGAACCTGAAAGACGATGGAGAGGATAGAAGGGTAGGCTCTGAGAGCCTGGGCTCCACCGCATCTCCCTCCTTTCCCAAGGGACCTGTCCTTTTCCCTCCTGCCCAGCAAGCTGCCCAGCAAGAGGCTAGGCCATTCACCCTAACCTGAGGATGTTAGGGTGCCGGAGCCGGTTCATCAGCTGCACCTCCCTTAGCGTGTTGCTCCGGTTACTGGGGAGCTTGTTCATCTTCAGCACCATGACTTGCCCCGACTGTCGGTGCCGAACCTGGGGGCGGCAAGGATCGGTGTGTGCCGGGCAAGTTGGGTGGCTAGCTCTAGTACTGGATCTCTAACCCAGGCTGTGGGCCTCCAAGTTCTAGCCTCCCGTCGAAGGCTCGGTCCCGCCCCTCTACCCTCTCGTCTGTGGGTCCTACCTTGTAGACCTCAGAGAAGAAACCGGCCCCGATCTTCTCTGCGCAGTCGAAATCGTCCACACGCGCCAAGCTGGACACGGCGCTGCGGAGGGCCCGGTAGGAGGAGGGCCGGCCCCTGCCCGGGCCTCCGCCTGCGCCCCCCGGCCCCTCCCCCGGCGCCTCTCCGGGCCCGGGGCCCCGCAGTGGGGGCCGTTCCCCGGCCATAGCCGGGCCCCCAGCCCGGGCCTGCTTCACATGGCCGGGTCCCCGGGACCCGGGCAGGCCGCGCTCGCCATGGGCGCCGGCCCAGTCCGATCCCGGGTGCCGGGACTCCCGCTCCCGCCCGGAGGACGGAGGACCTGCCGAAGGTCCTGGGCCCGCCCCCGCCGCGCCGGCGAGCTGGGCCCGGTGGAACGCCGCGGCTCTCCGCTCTGCACggggcctgggcctgggcctgggccgggcggcggcggcgctcCGGGGCGCCGGCGGGCGGGCTCCCCGCGGGCGGAGGCGGGCGGGCGGCTGCTGCTCCGCTACGCCGCCGGGCTCAGGCTGCGCGGCCTGCCCGGGGCGGGGCTGGGCCCGGTTTGCGTTTAACTCCTTGGAGTCCGGGCTGCTGGCCCGGCCACGCCCCCTCAGGTACGCACCCGCGCGTAGGCCGGGCGTGAAGAACCGGGGGTTTTAGGGGTGGACGGCGGGCGCGGGGCCGCCTCCGCCCTGGGCTGCACCGATCAAGCCCGCTGCCTGACTGGCCTGCGTCCCACCCCGACTGCCCATTTCTAGGGTCTTCGGATCCCGACACCCTCAATCTCGGGGCTCGCTAACACCTGTCCTCTCGGGCGGCCGCGGTCGGCGGTGTAGAGAGCCTCTGGCCGCATCCCTGCCCTGCCCCGACCCCTCCTCACTCCATACCGATTCCCCTAAGGGAAGTTCAGATTCCGGGGGTCCTCCCGCTGACCACCCCCTTACTTCTTTGTCCTAATGACCCTCTCCTAAGAGCAGCCTCCACCTGCAGGGGAGCCCCTCCCTCCGCCAGAGTCCACCCCTCGGCGAGATCCCGCCCCTCGGAGGCCGCTGTCCTTCAGGGGGACCTTTCCTGGGGATGACACTGCCACCTCCGTGTGTGCCCCGAGCCCCTCGGCGCTGCACCCCTCTTCTTTGTGTTCCTCTCGCTAAGCGAGCCCTCTCCGAGGTTCTCGGCTCGCCACTGTGTCCCTCCTCTCAAGGTGACTCCTCCCCTCGCGATCGCCCAGCCCGCGGCCGTGTGACCCCTTCAGCAGGTGGCGCCCCGGGTCGCGGAGCAGCGAGTGTGCCCCCTCAGGCCAGGGGAGGAGGTGCAGAGGCCGCCACAGCGGTTGGGCTCCTCGGCGTGCGCACGCCCAGCCTCGGGACGTGGCTTTCGCTGCGCCCCACGTTTCCGGCTCGGCCACAGGCTCCTCCCCCTCAAGGTCATCGGGGAACTAGCCAATCAACGCTGGGGTTGCGTGACGTCACTGCATCCCGGCGGCGGTCTCCAGCCCTGCAGCCGTGGGTCTCCTGCCACCTCGCGGCGGCGCGGAGCGCGGCGGGAGAGGCTGTGACGGTGCAAAGCGGGCTTGATGGGGTAGGGCACCGTATAAGGGCAAGAATCGCGCAAGTTTGGAGAGAGAATAGAGTCATGTTCCAGAGACAGTGGGGTAGGCCGATGCCTGTTCAGTTTCCCGGGGACTTTGGTCTCAGCAAAAACATACTCTTAACATTACATGAGAGTTAACTGAGAAACTGTTGGTGATCTTTTGGGTAGAGATTGGGTCCGGTTTGAACTCATGAAGACTCCTCCTGTACTGGGATTCCAcgtatgtgctaccatgcctggagGGAATTGGTTTTCTGTAGTTCGTGCAGGGTCTAGAGACACTCGGAATGTGTGTCTATAGAATAATCACCCCCTTCATAGTAAGCTTAACCGACACTGGATTCATATTTGAGGTAATATTAATGTTGGTGACAGTAATCTCAGGCCGAAGAGCCGGTTGTAGTGAGGGAGAATGTTTTGCAAGGAGGCCGGGTGGTGGTTCCGTCTGCTGGGGCTAGAGACTGAACTAGGACAGGACTAACGAAAGAGAGAATGTTAGCTAGTTTGGGAGGTGCGATAGCAAACCCCGTGGGGGAAACTGCTGCAGCCAGTACTCCCTTAGGTTTCTAGCTCACTGGGTGATTGCACCCGTCTTTAAAAGTTGATGCCGATGCGGGTGGGAGATTATTgtcatctctctcacacacacacacatacacagaccctTCTATCTCACTGCTTGCAGATACCTTCTGTGCCTGTAAACTCTCCCAGGGTCAATCCATAGGCAATCTTGTTTCATCCATTCTGTCCCCTCCGCCAGTTATTTGGTGCATATCTATGTCattttatcaataaatatttcaGTATATAACTGATAAAAATAAGgattattcattaaaaaaaatcatagtgtCATTgttgtgcctttaaaaactaatgatagagggccgggcggtggtggcgcacgcctttaatcccagcactcgggaggcagagacaggcggatctctgtgagttcgagaccagcctggtctacaagagctagttccaggacaggctccaaaaaaccacagagaaaccccgtctcaaaaaaccaaaaaaaaaaaaaaataataataataataatgatagggctgacaggatggctcagtgggtagtgtTTGCTTCAAAAACCTTggcgacctgagtttgatacctggATGtcaagtggaaggagagaatcaactccacagaCTTGTCCTCCGACCTCTACATGTGTCTTGACATGTGTGTGCTCTCACaccatacatgcatacagtgatagaaataaaattaaaaacaatagtaAAAGTCAGATAAATACTTATCCTAACCAGtaaataggaggcagaggcaggaggatcatgagtttgaggccagtttaggCTACATAGCAGGAACTTATTTTAgaaatcaagccaaatcaaaccaaacaatgATTTTAATTTTGAGGTTCTAGCTgttcacttttttctttatgttggatTTTTGAAATTGTCTATTTTAATCAAAATCTAAATGAGATCCTTACTTTGCTCCTGAAATAGCtcttaatctttaaaaatctctTGTCTGATTCTCCATCTTTTTCCATTATTAGttaacaatttttattattttatgtgtatgcatgttttactTGCATGCATATCAGTGTGCAGTGTACATGCCTGtactcaaggaggccagaagagggcactggattccctggaattgtgatgacagatagttgtgagccccatgtgggtgctgggaactgaaccctggtcctctggaagaacagccagtgcttgtaactgttgagccttctctccaggctctattattattattattattattattattattattattattattagtgctTGTAActgttgagccttctctccaggctctattattattattattattagtgctTGTAActgttgagccttctctccaggctctattattattattgttgttgttgctatattattattttaagaagctATAAGAATTGGAGCATAGTGGTGCATAGCTagaatatcagcactcaggacacagaggcaggaggattttgagttgGGGACTAACCTAGGCTGTATATTGAgatactgcctcaaaaaaagaaagaaagaaagaaagaaagaaagaaagaaagaaagaaagaaagaaagaaagaaaaagaaacttttcagGCTGTTTATATATAACTGGGTAGCAGAACGCATGCCTGGCTTGCTTGAGGCCGTGGGTTCGGCACTGGGGCGGGAGAAACCCCTTTCTCTAGTGATTAATTGTATCCACTTGACTGAGCTGAGCAGCCCCTATGTCAGCACAGCACTGCTTAGGGTGTGTCTGtgaaggcatttccagagaggatttGGGGGGACCACACACCTAGAAAGTGGGTGACACCATCCTGTAGTCTGGAGTCTGAGTGGGGTCTGGGGACCTCACAGCACAGGTATCCTCTCCTGTCTTAGGGGCTTCACAGTTGACTGCCTCACTAGAGAGACAGAAGCCACCGAAACCCAGAGTCAGAATAAATCCTAGACAGGGGCTCTCTCAGGGCTTGACACtgggacagaaaacaaaacaaacaaacaaatctaacaTGGTTTCCACGTTAACTCTTTGTTATCCAGAGATGCAATTCCCAGGAGAAGCTGgataaatgtttccttttgcCAACTTTCAGATAGTGTTGGTGTCCTAGCCTCTTCAAGGGAGTCCGTGAAGATTCCCGTGTACACACCATGAGCTCATAATTGAACGCATGCCATGCGCTCAGGTGTTGGCAGCTGAAGTAAATTTTGATGCTTGGTTCATCTATTTTGTTTTGGTCATGGGGATCTTCCCCAAGGTGATGCCAAAGTTCTTCTGACATACTATGGTGTAGATGTTGCCTTTGACACACATGTCAAATTTAAACTGCTATTGAGAGGAGGACAGACCCTTAGGAGATGATGGGGACGATTCGCTCTCAGGGGTACAACCCTCATGAGTGTACTGATGGAGTCACCCAACCACTGCGTTCTCCACAGATGCGTCCCgagtttctctgtctcctttcctgtttCTTGCTCTCCGACATGTTATAGTACAGTGTGAAGCCCCTTGCCTGATGCTGCTACCATGTTCTAGGAATTCCTGTCCTTCAGAGCCATGACCCAAACAGTGTCTTCTGTTGTTGATAGATGGTGTGGTCTTTCGTAGTTGATGACAGAAACAAAGCAAGGGACCATGATAACTCTCCGTCTTCCtatctccttcttttcctccctccctcccctcacatcatccctctcttcctgccccttttctccttttttaaatgACTTGGTCCCTTATAACCCATGCTAGCTTTGAACTTCCTGTCATtaaagctagccttgaattctttttttttaattcttccatcctgactgcagttttcctttctttccttcccccaccttccctcttccccagat containing:
- the Tesk1 gene encoding dual specificity testis-specific protein kinase 1, translated to MAGERPPLRGPGPGEAPGEGPGGAGGGPGRGRPSSYRALRSAVSSLARVDDFDCAEKIGAGFFSEVYKVRHRQSGQVMVLKMNKLPSNRSNTLREVQLMNRLRHPNILRFMGVCVHQGQLHALTEYMNGGTLEQLLSSPEPLSWPVRLHLALDIAQGLRYLHAKGVFHRDLTSKNCLVRREDRGFTAVVGDFGLAEKIPVYREGARKEPLAVVGSPYWMAPEVLRGELYDEKADVFAFGIVLCELIARVPADPDYLPRTEDFGLDVPAFRTLVGNDCPLPFLLLAIHCCSMEPSTRAPFTEITQHLEQILEQLPEPAPLSKTLVTKAPLTYNQGSVSRGGPSATLPRPDPRLSRSRSDLFLPPSPESPPRWGDNLTRVNPFSLREDLRGGKIKLLDTPCRPATPLPLVPPSPLTSTQLPLVTTPETLVQPETPARRCRSLPSSPELPRRMETALPGPGPSPVGPSAEEKMECECSSPEPEPPGPAPQLPLAVATDNFISTCSSASQPWSPRSGPPLNNNPPAVVVSSPQGWTGEPWNRAQHSLPRAAALERTEPSPPPSAPREPEEGLPCPGCCLGPFSFGFLSMCPRPTPAVARYRNLNCEAGSLLCHRGHHAKPPTPSLQLPGARS